A stretch of Prunus dulcis chromosome 6, ALMONDv2, whole genome shotgun sequence DNA encodes these proteins:
- the LOC117632239 gene encoding SRSF protein kinase 3-like isoform X1 — protein MADARDRDELSDYSSEDEGTEDYKKGGYHAVSVGDSFKNGCYVVQSKLGWGHFSTVWLAWDTRNSRYVALKIQKSARYYTEAAMDEIKILKQIAEGDPGDKKCVVKLLDHFKHSGPNGQHVCMVFEYLGDNLLTLIKYNDYRGAPVHMVKEICFHMLVGLDYLHRQLSMIHTDLKPENVLLLSMIDPSKDPRKSGAPLILPTGKDKTASVSGAAKDIKKLNGDLTKNQKKKIRKKAKKAAHGCAGMETLEDNEADSTIVGSEDSINEVKSNGNSLEEQVKDSAVGNESIKGEETEETQQGNTEQEKASRAARQKLFAAVDLKCKLVDFGNACWTYKQFTSDIQTRQYRCPEVILGAKYSTPADLWSFACVCFELATGDVLFDPHSGDNYDRDEDHLALMMELLGTIPRKTALGGCYSRDFFNRYGDLKHIRRLRFWPLNKVLMEKYSFSEQDANDMTEFLVPILDFVPEKRPTAALCLTHPWISAGPRLLEPSVAGMEPHTSNGSISEKREKDEREAIEVGMGNMAINESSKPVIESKRALNSSQDSQQA, from the exons ATGGCGGACGCCCGGGATCGGGACGAGCTCAGCGATTACTCATCGGAGGACGAGGGCACTGAGGATTACAAGAAAGGAGGGTACCATGCGGTCTCTGTTGGGGACTCGTTCAAGAATGGCTGCTATGTGGTGCAGAGTAAGCTGGGCTGGGGTCACTTCTCCACTGTCTGGCTTGCTTGGGACACTCGGAACTCG CGTTATGTAGCTTTGAAGATTCAAAAGAGTGCTCGTTATTACACTGAAGCTGCAATGGACGAAATAAAGATTCTCAAACAAATTGCCGAGGGAGACCCTGGTGACAAGAAGTGTGTTGTGAAGCTTTTGGATCACTTCAAGCATTCGGGCCCAAATGGGCAGCATGTCTGTATGGTTTTTGAGTACCTTGGGGATAACCTTTTGACCCTTATTAAGTATAATGATTACCGAGGAGCTCCAGTGCACATGGTTAAAGAAATTTGTTTCCATATGTTAGTGGGTTTGGATTACTTGCATCGTCAACTTTCAATGATACACACTGATTTGAAGCCAGAGAATGTCTTGCTTTTGTCGATGATCGATCCATCTAAAGATCCCAGGAAATCAGGTGCTCCTCTCATCCTTCCAACTGGTAAGGATAAAACTGCGTCTGTTTCTGGCGCTGCGAAAGACATTAAGAAGTTAAACGGAGATCTCACAAAGaaccagaaaaagaagatcCGGAAAAAGGCTAAGAAGGCAGCTCATGGTTGTGCAGGGATGGAAACTTTGGAGGACAATGAGGCAGATTCCACGATAGTTGGCTCAGAAGATTCCATTAATGAAGTGAAATCAAATGGCAATTCTCTTGAAGAACAAGTGAAGGATTCTGCAGTTGGAAACGAATCAATAAAGGGTGAAGAAACAGAAGAAACTCAGCAAGGAAATACGGAACAAGAAAAAGCCAGCCGTGCTGCAAGGCAGAAGCTGTTCGCAGCTGTTGACCTTAAATGCAAATTGGTTGATTTTGGAAATGCATGTTGGACATATAAGCAGTTTACAAGTGATATTCAAACAAGGCAGTACAGATGCCCAGAAGTTATACTTGGAGCTAAATACTCCACTCCAGCAGATTTATGGTCCTTTGCTTGTGTTTGCTTTGAGCTAGCCACAGGGGACGTTCTTTTCGATCCACACAGTGGTGACAATTATGATAGGGATGAG GATCACCTGGCACTGATGATGGAACTTCTTGGAACAATTCCCCGCAAG ACTGCATTAGGTGGTTGCTATTCGCGGGACTTCTTTAACCGATATGGGGATTTGAAGCATATCCGTCGATTGCGTTTTTGGCCTCTAAATAAGGTGCTAATGGAGAAGTACTCATTCAGCGAGCAAGATGCAAATGACATGACTGAGTTCCTTGTTCCCATACTTGATTTTGTTCCTGAAAAGAGGCCAACAGCTGCGCTATGCCTTACTCATCCATGGATCAGTGCAGGCCCTCGACTCCTTGAGCCTTCCGTGGCTGGTATGGAACCTCACACCTCCAATGGGAGTATTTCTGAGAAAAGGGAGAAGGATGAGAGGGAAGCAATTGAGGTTGGAATGGGTAATATGGCCATTAATGAATCTTCCAAACCTGTTATAGAATCCAAACGTGCACTAAATTCATCACAGGATTCACAACAGGCATGA
- the LOC117632239 gene encoding SRSF protein kinase 3-like isoform X2 has translation MDEIKILKQIAEGDPGDKKCVVKLLDHFKHSGPNGQHVCMVFEYLGDNLLTLIKYNDYRGAPVHMVKEICFHMLVGLDYLHRQLSMIHTDLKPENVLLLSMIDPSKDPRKSGAPLILPTGKDKTASVSGAAKDIKKLNGDLTKNQKKKIRKKAKKAAHGCAGMETLEDNEADSTIVGSEDSINEVKSNGNSLEEQVKDSAVGNESIKGEETEETQQGNTEQEKASRAARQKLFAAVDLKCKLVDFGNACWTYKQFTSDIQTRQYRCPEVILGAKYSTPADLWSFACVCFELATGDVLFDPHSGDNYDRDEDHLALMMELLGTIPRKTALGGCYSRDFFNRYGDLKHIRRLRFWPLNKVLMEKYSFSEQDANDMTEFLVPILDFVPEKRPTAALCLTHPWISAGPRLLEPSVAGMEPHTSNGSISEKREKDEREAIEVGMGNMAINESSKPVIESKRALNSSQDSQQA, from the exons ATGGACGAAATAAAGATTCTCAAACAAATTGCCGAGGGAGACCCTGGTGACAAGAAGTGTGTTGTGAAGCTTTTGGATCACTTCAAGCATTCGGGCCCAAATGGGCAGCATGTCTGTATGGTTTTTGAGTACCTTGGGGATAACCTTTTGACCCTTATTAAGTATAATGATTACCGAGGAGCTCCAGTGCACATGGTTAAAGAAATTTGTTTCCATATGTTAGTGGGTTTGGATTACTTGCATCGTCAACTTTCAATGATACACACTGATTTGAAGCCAGAGAATGTCTTGCTTTTGTCGATGATCGATCCATCTAAAGATCCCAGGAAATCAGGTGCTCCTCTCATCCTTCCAACTGGTAAGGATAAAACTGCGTCTGTTTCTGGCGCTGCGAAAGACATTAAGAAGTTAAACGGAGATCTCACAAAGaaccagaaaaagaagatcCGGAAAAAGGCTAAGAAGGCAGCTCATGGTTGTGCAGGGATGGAAACTTTGGAGGACAATGAGGCAGATTCCACGATAGTTGGCTCAGAAGATTCCATTAATGAAGTGAAATCAAATGGCAATTCTCTTGAAGAACAAGTGAAGGATTCTGCAGTTGGAAACGAATCAATAAAGGGTGAAGAAACAGAAGAAACTCAGCAAGGAAATACGGAACAAGAAAAAGCCAGCCGTGCTGCAAGGCAGAAGCTGTTCGCAGCTGTTGACCTTAAATGCAAATTGGTTGATTTTGGAAATGCATGTTGGACATATAAGCAGTTTACAAGTGATATTCAAACAAGGCAGTACAGATGCCCAGAAGTTATACTTGGAGCTAAATACTCCACTCCAGCAGATTTATGGTCCTTTGCTTGTGTTTGCTTTGAGCTAGCCACAGGGGACGTTCTTTTCGATCCACACAGTGGTGACAATTATGATAGGGATGAG GATCACCTGGCACTGATGATGGAACTTCTTGGAACAATTCCCCGCAAG ACTGCATTAGGTGGTTGCTATTCGCGGGACTTCTTTAACCGATATGGGGATTTGAAGCATATCCGTCGATTGCGTTTTTGGCCTCTAAATAAGGTGCTAATGGAGAAGTACTCATTCAGCGAGCAAGATGCAAATGACATGACTGAGTTCCTTGTTCCCATACTTGATTTTGTTCCTGAAAAGAGGCCAACAGCTGCGCTATGCCTTACTCATCCATGGATCAGTGCAGGCCCTCGACTCCTTGAGCCTTCCGTGGCTGGTATGGAACCTCACACCTCCAATGGGAGTATTTCTGAGAAAAGGGAGAAGGATGAGAGGGAAGCAATTGAGGTTGGAATGGGTAATATGGCCATTAATGAATCTTCCAAACCTGTTATAGAATCCAAACGTGCACTAAATTCATCACAGGATTCACAACAGGCATGA
- the LOC117632948 gene encoding magnesium transporter MRS2-11, chloroplastic isoform X2 gives MALNPWPLVLHLPLHSSSHSSQLFCSQLRSNTELSAFSPISLKLSVSLSPRPKCFRSATEEDRFSEPETLSDDEEARSNDDVQVNSQHQATTTTKTETRSGGSLRVTTSDSLSLGIREPVYYVEEVKANGTISTRKINRRQLLKSSGLRPRDIRSIDPSLFLTNSVPNLLVRERAILLNLGSLRAIAMQERVLIFDYNSIGGKAFIEALLPRLNPKNMNGGPSMPFELEVVEAALLSRIQRLEQRLMDVEPRVEKLLEVLPNRLTADILEQLRISKQTLVELGSRAGALRQMLFDLLEDPHEIRRICIMGRNCTLKKGNDDVECAVPLEKQIAEDEEEEIEMLLENYLQRCESCHGQAERLLDSAKEMEDSIAVNLSSRRLEVSRVELLLQVGTFCVALGALVAVCILAYNSRDNCWSCCGICPHVFLSQDKENIVTSRK, from the exons ATGGCTCTGAATCCATGGCCGCTCGTCCTCCACCTCCCGCTCCACTCTTCATCCCACTCCTCTCAGCTCTTCTGCTCCCAACTCAGATCAAATACCGAGCTCTCTGCCTTCTCTCCGATTTCGCTCAAGCTCTCCGTCTCGCTCTCGCCGAGACCTAAGTGCTTCAGATCGGCGACCGAGGAGGACCGGTTCAGCGAGCCTGAAACCCTATCCGATGACGAAGAAGCTAGATCAAACGACGACGTTCAGGTCAACAGCCAGCACCAGGCCACGACGACGACGAAGACGGAGACAAGGAGTGGTGGTTCGTTGAGGGTTACGACAAGTGATTCTCTGTCGCTTGGGATTCGTGAGCCGGTCTACTAT gTGGAAGAAGTGAAGGCTAATGGGACGATATCTACTAGAAAAATCAACAGACGTCAGCTATTGAAGTCAAGTG GTCTTCGTCCACGTGATATCCGAAGTATTGATCCTTCATTATTTCTGACAAATTCGGTACCTAACTTGCTG GTCCGTGAGCGTGCTATTCTGTTAAATCTAGGCTCGTTACGCGCAATTGCAATGCAAGAGCGTGTCCTGATTTTTGACTACAACAG TATAGGAGGGAAAGCATTTATAGAAGCATTGCTGCCTCGATTGAACCCCAAAAATATGAATGGAGGACCATCTATGCCATTTGAGCTTGAG GTTGTTGAAGCAGCATTACTCTCAAGAATACAGCGTTTAGAACAAAGATTAATGGATGTAGAACCTCGT GTTGAAAAGTTACTTGAGGTTTTGCCGAACCGGTTAACTGCTGACATACTGGAGCAGCTTCGGATTAGCAAGCAAACCTTG GTTGAATTGGGCTCACGGGCAGGGGCTCTCAGACAAATGCTGTTTGATCTATTGGAGGATCCCCATGAAATACGCCGTATATGTATTATGGGGAGAAACTGTACACTCAAGAAGGGAAACGATGATGTTGAATGCGCTGTTCCTTTAGAGAAGCAGATCGCTGAGG ACGAGGAGGAAGAAATCGAGATGCTCTTGGAAAATTATCTTCAAAG ATGTGAATCTTGTCATGGACAGGCCGAAAGGCTTCTTGATTCTGCtaaagaaatggaagattctATAGCTGTCAATCTTAG TTCTCGGAGGCTTGAGGTTAGCAGAGTGGAATTACTACTCCAGGTTGGAACGTTTTGTGTGGCGCTTGGTGCTTTGGTTGCAG TTTGCATTTTGGCTTACAACAGCAGGGATAATTGTTGGAGCTGTTGTGGGATTTGTCCTCATGTATTCCTATCTCAGGACAAGGAAAATATTGTAACTAGTAGAAAGTGA
- the LOC117632948 gene encoding magnesium transporter MRS2-11, chloroplastic isoform X1 has product MALNPWPLVLHLPLHSSSHSSQLFCSQLRSNTELSAFSPISLKLSVSLSPRPKCFRSATEEDRFSEPETLSDDEEARSNDDVQVNSQHQATTTTKTETRSGGSLRVTTSDSLSLGIREPVYYVEEVKANGTISTRKINRRQLLKSSGLRPRDIRSIDPSLFLTNSVPNLLVRERAILLNLGSLRAIAMQERVLIFDYNSIGGKAFIEALLPRLNPKNMNGGPSMPFELEVVEAALLSRIQRLEQRLMDVEPRVEKLLEVLPNRLTADILEQLRISKQTLVELGSRAGALRQMLFDLLEDPHEIRRICIMGRNCTLKKGNDDVECAVPLEKQIAEDEEEEIEMLLENYLQRCESCHGQAERLLDSAKEMEDSIAVNLSSRRLEVSRVELLLQVGTFCVALGALVAGIFGMNLRSYLEEHVFAFWLTTAGIIVGAVVGFVLMYSYLRTRKIL; this is encoded by the exons ATGGCTCTGAATCCATGGCCGCTCGTCCTCCACCTCCCGCTCCACTCTTCATCCCACTCCTCTCAGCTCTTCTGCTCCCAACTCAGATCAAATACCGAGCTCTCTGCCTTCTCTCCGATTTCGCTCAAGCTCTCCGTCTCGCTCTCGCCGAGACCTAAGTGCTTCAGATCGGCGACCGAGGAGGACCGGTTCAGCGAGCCTGAAACCCTATCCGATGACGAAGAAGCTAGATCAAACGACGACGTTCAGGTCAACAGCCAGCACCAGGCCACGACGACGACGAAGACGGAGACAAGGAGTGGTGGTTCGTTGAGGGTTACGACAAGTGATTCTCTGTCGCTTGGGATTCGTGAGCCGGTCTACTAT gTGGAAGAAGTGAAGGCTAATGGGACGATATCTACTAGAAAAATCAACAGACGTCAGCTATTGAAGTCAAGTG GTCTTCGTCCACGTGATATCCGAAGTATTGATCCTTCATTATTTCTGACAAATTCGGTACCTAACTTGCTG GTCCGTGAGCGTGCTATTCTGTTAAATCTAGGCTCGTTACGCGCAATTGCAATGCAAGAGCGTGTCCTGATTTTTGACTACAACAG TATAGGAGGGAAAGCATTTATAGAAGCATTGCTGCCTCGATTGAACCCCAAAAATATGAATGGAGGACCATCTATGCCATTTGAGCTTGAG GTTGTTGAAGCAGCATTACTCTCAAGAATACAGCGTTTAGAACAAAGATTAATGGATGTAGAACCTCGT GTTGAAAAGTTACTTGAGGTTTTGCCGAACCGGTTAACTGCTGACATACTGGAGCAGCTTCGGATTAGCAAGCAAACCTTG GTTGAATTGGGCTCACGGGCAGGGGCTCTCAGACAAATGCTGTTTGATCTATTGGAGGATCCCCATGAAATACGCCGTATATGTATTATGGGGAGAAACTGTACACTCAAGAAGGGAAACGATGATGTTGAATGCGCTGTTCCTTTAGAGAAGCAGATCGCTGAGG ACGAGGAGGAAGAAATCGAGATGCTCTTGGAAAATTATCTTCAAAG ATGTGAATCTTGTCATGGACAGGCCGAAAGGCTTCTTGATTCTGCtaaagaaatggaagattctATAGCTGTCAATCTTAG TTCTCGGAGGCTTGAGGTTAGCAGAGTGGAATTACTACTCCAGGTTGGAACGTTTTGTGTGGCGCTTGGTGCTTTGGTTGCAG GTATATTTGGCATGAATTTGAGGTCCTACCTTGAAGAACATGTG TTTGCATTTTGGCTTACAACAGCAGGGATAATTGTTGGAGCTGTTGTGGGATTTGTCCTCATGTATTCCTATCTCAGGACAAGGAAAATATTGTAA
- the LOC117631693 gene encoding uncharacterized protein LOC117631693 translates to MESGKPIWDHNLGVNIFKLLMRIRINELEKIPEDLCKEGKDFLGKSSFGGSPSPRGNFDFPDWVSMAVLSLIISHGGYVPIFVEVATTLLGVWWCLCLWLALALCQFWALTLCQLLALCQFEFYF, encoded by the exons ATGGAGAGTGGAAAACCGATATGGGATCACAACCTTGGTGTGAATATTTTCAAGCTCTTGATGAGAATTAGAATAAATGAGTTGGAGAAAATTCCAGAGGACTTGtgcaaagaaggaaaagattTTCTAGGGAAAAGCTCTTTTGGTGGATCACCATCTCCAAGAGGCAATTTTGATTTCCCAGATTGGGTTTCAATGGCAG TTCTTTCCCTCATCATTAGTCATGGTGGCTACGTCCCGATCTTTGTTGAGGTAGCAACAACATTGCTTGGCGTTTGGTGGTGTTTATGCCTTTGGTTGGCTCTCGCTTTATGCCAGTTTTGGGCTCTGACTTTATGCCAGTTGTTGGCTTTATGCcaatttgagttttatttttag